The following proteins are co-located in the Brachybacterium sacelli genome:
- a CDS encoding FAD-dependent oxidoreductase encodes MRVLICGAGVAGLALARWLARDGQEVVLVERAPARPGAGYMLDCRGRGLDAVEHMGLLAELREHAVDLAELVYHDQDGAELGRFADDGPEAERTVSVLRGALVRILGDALPSTVDLRYGRTVGAALEDGDGLDVTVDDGIVERVDLLVGADGLHSRIRALAFGPEEQFRRDLGFHTAAYVMREAGTTRSLGHALHMIEGSGLQVGAYPLDTDRLATLFVHRVRPQEPLPQDPRAELRRRYEATGWIVPRLLEHCPGPGELYFDRVSQIEMPTWSRGRTVLLGDACQAMSLLTGQGAGMALAGAEALAQQLRSEGDIPAALARYEYELRPVVERMQAEGRALAEDFVPV; translated from the coding sequence ATGAGGGTCCTGATCTGCGGTGCAGGCGTCGCGGGACTGGCTCTGGCCCGCTGGCTCGCGCGGGACGGCCAGGAGGTCGTCCTGGTCGAGCGGGCTCCCGCGCGACCCGGCGCGGGCTACATGCTCGACTGCCGAGGGCGCGGCCTCGACGCCGTGGAGCACATGGGGCTGCTGGCGGAGCTGCGGGAGCACGCCGTCGACCTTGCCGAACTGGTCTACCACGATCAGGACGGAGCGGAGCTCGGTCGCTTCGCCGACGACGGGCCCGAGGCCGAGCGGACCGTCTCGGTCCTTCGCGGCGCACTGGTCAGGATCCTCGGCGATGCCCTGCCCTCGACGGTCGACCTCCGGTACGGCAGGACCGTCGGGGCGGCGCTCGAGGACGGCGACGGCCTCGACGTGACCGTGGACGACGGGATCGTCGAGCGCGTGGACCTGCTGGTGGGCGCCGACGGCCTGCATTCGCGGATCCGTGCCCTGGCCTTCGGTCCCGAGGAGCAGTTCCGCCGGGATCTCGGATTCCATACCGCCGCCTACGTGATGCGGGAGGCGGGCACGACCCGGTCCCTGGGACATGCCCTGCACATGATCGAGGGGTCGGGGTTGCAGGTCGGCGCCTATCCGCTGGACACGGATCGGCTGGCCACCCTGTTCGTCCACCGCGTCCGTCCGCAGGAGCCGCTCCCGCAGGATCCTCGGGCCGAACTGCGTCGCCGCTACGAGGCGACGGGGTGGATCGTCCCGCGCTTGCTGGAGCACTGTCCCGGTCCGGGCGAGCTGTACTTCGATCGCGTCTCCCAGATCGAGATGCCGACCTGGAGTCGGGGCCGCACCGTGCTCCTCGGGGACGCCTGTCAGGCGATGTCCCTGCTGACCGGGCAGGGCGCCGGGATGGCACTGGCCGGTGCCGAGGCCCTCGCGCAGCAGCTGCGTTCCGAGGGTGACATCCCTGCGGCGCTGGCCCGCTACGAGTACGAGCTGCGCCCGGTCGTCGAGCGGATGCAGGCCGAGGGTCGTGCCCTGGCGGAGGACTTCGTCCCCGTCTGA